Proteins found in one Paenibacillus borealis genomic segment:
- a CDS encoding bifunctional ADP-dependent NAD(P)H-hydrate dehydratase/NAD(P)H-hydrate epimerase → MDVVTAEEMRALDRETIERLGIPAIALMENAGRAIAEEVIALCRRRGAGDAGYGAGGGSADGGTRSYGAGAAGSADGGTRSYGVGAAGGAGGGLRSYKAGAAGGVAGGSGDGGTSSYGAGVAGGLESADAEGRGLGAWAAGGGPAIQPRGFSVSADSALTLAAAGAEHWLVLAGKGNNGGDGLAAARHLREAGIAVTLVYAAAPESLAGEAALQRDAAAAMGIPAVVYGRDAVDLAACSGIIDALLGTGSAGAPRGAYAELIAAANASGNPIVSADIPSGLDADTGETHEPCIHAAVTVCLAFLKRGLLQYPGAGAAGHVVVRSIGIPAALARESGVRVSLLTPEVLRTRLQVDVSRRRSPEGHKGTYGHVLLAAGSLRMSGAGLLSARAALRAGCGLVTWALPDKLLPYVIGCAPELMLAPVAGSDGEWHAGTAAEVLRLSGSRDCVAIGPGLGRFEGDTEWLRRLWEETDSPLVIDADALNILADADYSAWSRRHPVILTPHPGEMARLAGISTAGVQRDRIGLALSYAAAHGVILVLKGAHTVIATPEGQAYVNITGHPGMGTGGAGDVLTGIISGLLAQGLDAAQAAAFGVYLHGLAGEHAARKRDNPAALIAGDIIEAL, encoded by the coding sequence ATGGATGTGGTGACTGCGGAGGAGATGCGGGCGCTCGACCGCGAGACAATTGAGCGGCTGGGGATTCCGGCAATTGCGTTAATGGAGAACGCCGGGCGGGCGATTGCCGAGGAGGTCATTGCGCTGTGCCGGCGGCGCGGTGCGGGCGACGCGGGCTATGGAGCGGGCGGTGGAAGCGCAGACGGAGGAACGAGGAGCTATGGGGCAGGTGCGGCTGGAAGCGCAGACGGAGGAACGAGGAGTTATGGAGTAGGTGCGGCTGGAGGCGCAGGCGGAGGATTGCGAAGCTATAAAGCAGGCGCTGCTGGCGGTGTGGCCGGAGGAAGCGGAGACGGGGGAACGAGTAGCTATGGAGCGGGCGTGGCAGGCGGCTTAGAGAGCGCAGACGCAGAGGGGCGAGGCTTGGGAGCATGGGCCGCGGGCGGCGGGCCGGCGATCCAGCCGCGGGGCTTCTCGGTCAGCGCCGACTCCGCGCTGACGCTTGCCGCTGCCGGCGCCGAGCACTGGCTCGTCCTCGCCGGTAAAGGCAACAACGGCGGCGACGGGCTCGCCGCCGCCAGGCACCTGCGTGAGGCCGGCATCGCCGTCACGCTGGTGTACGCGGCCGCGCCGGAGTCGCTGGCCGGCGAAGCCGCCCTGCAGCGGGATGCCGCTGCAGCCATGGGCATCCCTGCCGTAGTCTACGGCAGGGATGCGGTGGACCTTGCCGCCTGCAGCGGCATCATAGATGCGCTGCTCGGCACAGGCAGCGCGGGCGCCCCGCGCGGTGCCTATGCGGAGCTGATTGCCGCTGCGAATGCCAGCGGCAATCCTATTGTGTCCGCGGACATCCCGAGCGGGCTGGACGCGGACACGGGGGAGACGCATGAGCCCTGCATTCATGCGGCGGTGACGGTCTGCCTCGCGTTCCTCAAACGCGGGCTGCTGCAGTATCCCGGCGCCGGAGCAGCCGGGCATGTGGTGGTCCGCTCCATCGGCATCCCCGCTGCCCTGGCCCGTGAGAGCGGCGTCCGGGTCAGCCTGCTGACGCCGGAAGTGCTGCGGACACGTCTGCAGGTCGACGTGTCGCGCCGCCGTTCGCCCGAAGGCCACAAGGGCACCTACGGGCATGTCCTGCTGGCAGCAGGAAGCCTGCGCATGAGCGGCGCCGGCCTGCTGTCCGCCCGCGCCGCGCTGCGCGCAGGCTGCGGGCTGGTGACGTGGGCGCTGCCGGATAAGCTGCTGCCCTATGTGATCGGCTGCGCACCTGAGCTGATGCTTGCCCCGGTCGCTGGCAGCGACGGGGAATGGCATGCCGGTACGGCCGCTGAAGTACTGCGGCTAAGCGGGAGCCGCGATTGCGTGGCCATCGGCCCGGGTCTTGGCCGGTTCGAAGGAGATACGGAATGGCTCCGCAGACTTTGGGAAGAGACGGATTCTCCCCTGGTTATCGATGCGGATGCGCTGAATATACTGGCGGATGCTGATTACAGTGCATGGAGCCGCCGCCATCCGGTAATTCTGACCCCGCATCCCGGGGAGATGGCCCGGCTGGCAGGGATTTCTACAGCCGGGGTGCAGCGTGACCGGATCGGACTGGCGCTGTCTTATGCCGCAGCGCATGGTGTAATCCTGGTGCTCAAGGGAGCCCATACAGTAATAGCAACGCCTGAAGGACAGGCCTATGTCAATATCACGGGTCATCCGGGAATGGGGACCGGCGGTGCGGGTGATGTGCTGACCGGAATCATCTCCGGTCTGCTGGCTCAGGGCCTGGATGCTGCACAAGCGGCAGCCTTCGGGGTCTATCTCCACGGGCTGGCGGGAGAACATGCCGCCCGGAAACGGGATAACCCGGCGGCTTTGATCGCCGGGGATATTATTGAGGCGCTGTGA
- a CDS encoding SDR family oxidoreductase: MNPVYPYYGEKTVCRVQPIAFPPQHQDRQPGLESLMNPRPISENPDSSGGRLKGKVALITGGDSGIGRATAIAFAKEGADIAIVYLDEASDAAATQHRIEELGRRCLRIETDLRHKECCFEAVEHTVHTLGKLDILVNNHGVQYPQKSILDISEEQLYQTYRTNIFPFFFLTQAALPHLHKGSCIINTASITAYQGNKELIDYSSTKGAVVSFTRSLALSLADSGIRVNSVAPGPVWTPLIPSSYSAEKVSVFGTDTPFKRAAQPYELAGAYVYLASPDASYVTGTCIHVNGGDMVTS; the protein is encoded by the coding sequence ATGAATCCCGTTTATCCCTACTACGGAGAAAAGACGGTATGCCGCGTACAGCCTATCGCTTTCCCCCCACAGCACCAGGACCGCCAGCCGGGTCTGGAGAGCCTGATGAATCCGCGTCCGATCAGCGAGAATCCTGACAGCAGTGGCGGCAGGCTCAAAGGAAAGGTTGCTCTGATTACCGGCGGAGACAGCGGCATTGGAAGGGCAACTGCCATCGCTTTTGCCAAAGAAGGGGCAGATATTGCCATAGTTTACCTGGACGAAGCTTCTGATGCCGCGGCCACGCAGCACCGGATAGAGGAGCTTGGACGCCGCTGCCTGCGGATTGAGACGGACCTGCGCCATAAAGAGTGCTGCTTCGAAGCAGTGGAGCACACCGTGCATACCTTGGGCAAACTGGACATTCTGGTGAATAACCATGGCGTCCAATATCCGCAGAAGAGTATTCTGGATATCTCTGAGGAGCAGCTGTACCAGACCTACCGCACCAATATCTTCCCTTTCTTCTTCCTGACCCAGGCCGCGCTCCCGCATCTGCACAAAGGAAGCTGCATTATTAACACCGCCTCCATTACCGCTTACCAGGGCAACAAGGAGCTTATTGACTATTCATCCACCAAAGGCGCCGTTGTCTCCTTCACCCGCTCCCTGGCGCTTTCCCTGGCGGACAGCGGCATCCGTGTCAACAGTGTGGCTCCCGGTCCGGTGTGGACACCGCTGATTCCTTCCAGCTATTCCGCTGAAAAAGTCAGTGTATTCGGCACAGATACTCCGTTCAAACGGGCGGCACAGCCCTATGAGCTGGCGGGAGCTTATGTCTATCTGGCCAGCCCTGATGCTTCTTATGTAACAGGCACCTGTATTCATGTTAACGGAGGGGACATGGTTACAAGCTGA
- a CDS encoding GNAT family N-acetyltransferase — protein sequence MLYRPMTADDYEAAYHLWENTDGMGLSEADSRGEIVRYLERNPGISQVCVNEDGTLAGTAMCGHDGRRGYMYHVAVSSDSRGSGAGREMVTRCLERLREEGIMKCHLMVIGHNSLGRSFWTGTGWQERDGLVLFSRNS from the coding sequence ATGTTATACAGACCAATGACAGCCGATGATTACGAGGCCGCTTATCACTTATGGGAGAATACGGACGGGATGGGCCTTAGTGAAGCGGACTCGCGCGGGGAAATTGTCCGTTATCTGGAACGCAATCCGGGAATCAGCCAGGTATGTGTGAACGAGGACGGCACACTTGCGGGTACCGCGATGTGCGGACATGACGGACGCAGAGGGTATATGTATCATGTGGCGGTCAGCAGCGACAGCCGGGGAAGCGGCGCCGGGCGTGAGATGGTCACGCGCTGCCTGGAGAGATTGCGGGAAGAAGGGATTATGAAATGCCATCTGATGGTGATCGGGCACAACAGTCTGGGCCGCAGCTTCTGGACAGGCACCGGCTGGCAGGAGCGGGATGGGCTTGTACTGTTCTCGCGGAACAGCTGA
- the sdaAB gene encoding L-serine ammonia-lyase, iron-sulfur-dependent subunit beta: MRFKDVFSIIGPAMVGPSSSHTAGAARIGRAARQVLGELPREAEITFFGSFAATYQGHGTDRAIAGGLLDFTTDDHRLPDSIELAAEAGMKISFGQGTGLFPHPNTVRLRLTGSESGIELTLTGISIGGGNIEIVDIDGFGVKLTGMYPTVLINHMDYLGVLASVTDVMRQGQCNIGHMSLDRKNRSGAALTVLELDEAATPELLLNLRALPAVKSVKVVDLNEQVQEQKGKDTTS, encoded by the coding sequence ATGCGGTTTAAGGATGTATTCTCAATAATCGGTCCGGCAATGGTCGGACCTTCCAGCTCGCATACAGCGGGGGCGGCACGGATCGGCAGAGCGGCGCGCCAGGTGCTCGGTGAATTGCCGCGTGAGGCAGAAATCACGTTCTTCGGTTCTTTTGCTGCTACGTATCAGGGACATGGAACAGACCGGGCCATTGCCGGGGGCCTGCTTGACTTCACCACTGATGACCACCGGCTGCCGGATTCCATTGAGCTTGCGGCCGAAGCCGGAATGAAGATTTCCTTCGGCCAGGGAACGGGCTTGTTTCCCCATCCCAATACGGTCCGCTTGCGACTTACCGGCAGCGAGAGCGGCATAGAGCTGACGCTTACCGGAATTTCGATCGGCGGCGGCAACATTGAAATTGTTGATATTGACGGGTTCGGCGTGAAGCTTACCGGCATGTATCCAACCGTGCTGATTAATCATATGGATTATCTGGGGGTACTGGCCAGCGTTACGGATGTAATGCGGCAGGGCCAGTGCAATATTGGCCATATGTCGCTGGACCGCAAGAACCGCAGCGGAGCAGCCTTGACGGTGCTGGAACTGGATGAGGCCGCTACACCGGAGCTGCTGCTGAATCTGCGGGCGCTGCCGGCCGTGAAATCAGTGAAGGTAGTCGATTTGAATGAACAGGTACAAGAACAGAAGGGGAAGGACACTACATCATGA
- the sdaAA gene encoding L-serine ammonia-lyase, iron-sulfur-dependent, subunit alpha, with the protein MNFQTLSQLAVLCEERGLGIGALMLEEQSTESGRSKEQEFATMSQYYGVMKEAVHRGMNEDTTSRSGLTGLDAQRVAAYNAADEPCLGGPAGQAMAYALAVSEVNASMGRIIATPTAGSCGIIPGVFLSCQERFGWDDDYMVTGLFAAGAIGYVIANNSFVSGAEGGCQAEVGSAIGMAAGALTEMRGGTPAQAVHAVGLALKNTLGLICDPVGGLVEIPCIVRNGFGAVTALAAADMALAGVRSVIPSDEVIKVMLEVGSAMPEKHRETAGGGLAQTPTGRKIMKDLRNKK; encoded by the coding sequence ATGAATTTTCAAACACTCAGCCAGCTGGCTGTATTATGTGAAGAGCGGGGACTGGGCATCGGCGCGCTGATGCTTGAGGAGCAAAGCACGGAATCCGGGCGCTCCAAGGAGCAGGAGTTCGCTACCATGAGCCAGTATTATGGCGTAATGAAGGAAGCGGTGCACCGCGGCATGAATGAGGATACCACCTCACGCAGCGGTCTGACAGGACTTGATGCCCAGCGTGTGGCTGCTTACAATGCGGCGGATGAACCTTGTCTTGGCGGTCCTGCCGGTCAGGCCATGGCGTATGCTCTTGCTGTTTCTGAAGTGAACGCTTCTATGGGACGGATTATCGCTACGCCGACCGCAGGCTCCTGCGGAATCATCCCCGGGGTGTTCCTGAGCTGTCAGGAGCGCTTCGGCTGGGATGATGACTATATGGTAACCGGCCTGTTCGCGGCTGGAGCCATCGGGTATGTTATCGCCAACAATTCATTTGTATCGGGAGCAGAAGGCGGCTGCCAGGCCGAGGTCGGTTCGGCCATCGGGATGGCAGCAGGGGCTTTGACCGAAATGCGGGGCGGCACACCGGCGCAAGCCGTGCATGCCGTAGGGCTGGCACTGAAGAATACACTGGGGCTGATCTGCGATCCCGTAGGCGGACTTGTGGAGATTCCATGTATTGTCCGTAACGGCTTCGGTGCTGTAACGGCGCTCGCTGCGGCCGACATGGCGCTGGCTGGTGTCCGCAGTGTAATTCCGTCTGATGAAGTCATCAAGGTCATGCTGGAGGTAGGCTCCGCTATGCCGGAGAAGCACCGCGAGACGGCAGGGGGCGGACTGGCCCAGACTCCAACCGGCCGCAAGATTATGAAGGATTTGCGGAACAAGAAATAA
- a CDS encoding YwbE family protein translates to MNGQVRADIRPGLQVDIVLKQDQATGKLTHGAVKDILTNSPRHPHGIKVRLTDGQVGRVKNITG, encoded by the coding sequence ATGAACGGGCAAGTTAGAGCGGATATCCGCCCCGGACTTCAGGTTGATATTGTGCTGAAGCAGGATCAGGCAACCGGCAAACTCACACATGGCGCGGTTAAAGATATTCTGACCAATTCGCCCCGTCATCCGCACGGAATCAAGGTGCGGCTGACAGACGGCCAGGTAGGACGCGTCAAGAATATTACGGGCTAA
- a CDS encoding HNH endonuclease: MTETILPPSKQCAYCHQLKPLSEFRRRTGKRSKGMSRRGACRECRKLREAGAAAAPPRPSSAPALPERPLSPGTAKQDKATVSISGAGSGAARPSAAQGRQPSLPERVKEARGSSGTTGPKSKTRPRSADTGRTLPQQRGPKPDPQDASALIPSGKGMILMRGHSDKGRRWHQEIDLALAVTLVREHAAVVVNRRTIRRLYSNKDFRAYILTRDQYICHFCGLYGDTIDHLLPRAKGGHTTPDNCVCACNLCNQTKADQYVEEFMGR, from the coding sequence ATGACTGAAACTATTCTACCTCCATCTAAACAATGTGCCTATTGTCATCAGCTGAAGCCGCTCTCCGAATTCCGCAGGCGCACAGGCAAGCGCTCTAAGGGAATGTCCCGGCGCGGTGCCTGCCGGGAATGCCGCAAGCTGCGCGAAGCAGGCGCTGCGGCAGCGCCGCCGCGTCCAAGCTCAGCGCCTGCTCTGCCGGAACGTCCGCTCAGTCCAGGGACTGCCAAGCAGGATAAAGCAACGGTCTCTATCTCCGGAGCAGGCTCAGGCGCTGCCAGACCGTCTGCTGCCCAGGGCCGTCAACCCTCCTTGCCTGAACGGGTCAAGGAAGCCCGGGGCAGCTCGGGTACCACCGGCCCCAAGAGCAAGACCCGTCCGCGAAGTGCAGATACGGGACGTACCCTCCCCCAGCAGCGGGGACCGAAGCCCGATCCCCAGGATGCTTCTGCACTCATCCCTTCCGGCAAGGGTATGATTCTGATGCGCGGGCACAGCGACAAAGGCCGGCGCTGGCATCAGGAGATTGATCTTGCGCTTGCGGTAACACTTGTCCGGGAGCATGCCGCAGTTGTCGTGAACCGCCGTACGATCCGCCGCTTATACAGCAATAAGGATTTCCGCGCCTATATTCTGACCCGGGACCAGTATATCTGCCATTTCTGCGGCTTATACGGGGATACGATCGACCATCTGCTGCCCCGTGCCAAGGGCGGACACACTACGCCGGACAACTGCGTCTGCGCCTGCAATTTATGTAATCAGACCAAGGCCGACCAGTATGTTGAGGAATTTATGGGCCGCTAA
- a CDS encoding LacI family DNA-binding transcriptional regulator — MTTIYDIAKRTGYSPTTVSKAFNNYSDVREKTRQEILRTAQEMGYLPNAHARTLTTKKSWTIGVLFVENTGAGIRHPFFSAVIESFKQVAVAKGYALMFISKDVGGKRSGYLENCRIRGVDGVVVFLSDYEDPYFRELLESDIPTVILDFETALSHTVCSDNMTGALQAVEYLVSLGHSRIAHISGGENTYPGKQRELGYRAAMEQQGLEVPEEYVAEGAFYSLENGYAAMKSLLELPQRPTAVFASGDLLALGAVMAAKDQGLSVPEDISVMGYDDIELAGYVTPALTTVRQNTELLGTRAAELLLASMNGPHTNQEALVLPVEIIVRDSCAPPGKR, encoded by the coding sequence ATGACTACCATATATGATATTGCCAAAAGAACCGGCTACTCACCAACCACGGTGTCGAAGGCGTTCAATAACTACTCTGACGTGCGGGAGAAGACGCGGCAGGAAATACTGCGTACCGCCCAGGAGATGGGGTATCTGCCGAATGCGCATGCACGTACACTGACGACCAAGAAATCGTGGACGATTGGTGTGCTGTTTGTGGAGAATACGGGAGCGGGTATCCGCCACCCTTTTTTCAGTGCAGTTATTGAGAGCTTCAAGCAGGTTGCCGTAGCCAAGGGTTACGCCCTCATGTTTATTTCGAAGGATGTCGGCGGCAAGAGAAGCGGATATCTGGAGAACTGCCGGATTCGCGGAGTCGATGGGGTTGTAGTGTTCCTCTCTGATTATGAAGACCCGTATTTCCGGGAGCTTCTGGAGAGTGATATCCCTACAGTGATTCTCGATTTTGAAACGGCGTTGTCGCATACGGTCTGCTCAGATAATATGACCGGTGCACTGCAGGCAGTGGAATATCTGGTATCGCTCGGACACAGCAGAATTGCCCATATTTCCGGCGGAGAGAACACCTATCCGGGGAAACAGCGGGAGCTGGGGTACAGAGCGGCGATGGAGCAACAGGGGCTTGAGGTACCGGAAGAATATGTTGCTGAGGGAGCATTCTACTCTCTGGAGAACGGCTACGCTGCAATGAAGTCTCTGCTTGAACTGCCGCAGCGGCCTACTGCTGTTTTTGCTTCGGGCGACTTGCTTGCACTGGGTGCGGTGATGGCTGCTAAGGATCAGGGCCTGTCTGTACCGGAGGACATTTCAGTCATGGGTTATGATGATATCGAGCTTGCCGGATATGTTACACCTGCGCTGACTACCGTCCGCCAGAATACGGAGCTGCTGGGTACCCGGGCGGCGGAGCTTTTGCTGGCTTCGATGAACGGCCCGCATACAAATCAGGAGGCGCTGGTTCTGCCTGTAGAGATCATCGTCAGGGATTCCTGTGCACCGCCGGGCAAGAGATAA
- a CDS encoding glycoside hydrolase family 30 protein, giving the protein MTTVQTVVTAKDTEDRLSSKEGIQFKAATPGTTADIQLHPEQEFQKIIGFGGAFTEAAAYTLSRMSPGKRAEVIRRYFHPVDGLNYNMGRVHIHSCDFALGNYTYVQDNDTELATFDISHDHQWVLPLIKDAMEVKGGPFTMLASPWSPPAWMKTNGEMNNGGSLKPEYAAVWARYYTKFIEAYRKEGVPVWAVSVQNEPAAVQVWDSCVYSAEEERDFVKNHLGPVMREAGMDDVNIVIWDHNRDIMIERVTPILSDPEAAQYVWGTGIHWYGGEEFDKVEKVHELFPDKHVLFTEGCQEGGVRLGEWFTGERYGRNMIGDLNAWTEGYLDWNLVLDETGGPNHVGNLCDAPVIADTTTDEVHYNSSYYYIGHFSKFIAQGAVRIGLEPAAEGVLSAAFRNPDGSIAVVLMNEGEEERSLTLGLGGEVAECTLPAHSIATHLISQG; this is encoded by the coding sequence ATGACAACCGTTCAAACCGTAGTAACCGCCAAAGATACAGAGGATCGTCTGAGTTCCAAAGAAGGTATCCAGTTCAAAGCAGCAACCCCTGGTACAACAGCAGATATACAGCTGCATCCGGAGCAGGAGTTTCAAAAGATCATTGGATTTGGCGGCGCTTTCACTGAAGCGGCTGCCTATACGTTGTCACGGATGAGCCCCGGGAAACGGGCAGAGGTTATCCGGCGTTATTTTCACCCGGTGGACGGGCTGAATTACAATATGGGCCGCGTGCATATCCATAGCTGTGATTTCGCACTCGGTAACTATACCTATGTGCAGGATAATGATACAGAGCTGGCAACCTTCGATATATCACATGATCACCAGTGGGTTCTGCCGCTCATCAAGGATGCTATGGAGGTAAAAGGAGGGCCCTTCACGATGCTGGCTTCGCCTTGGAGCCCGCCGGCCTGGATGAAGACAAACGGGGAGATGAACAACGGAGGTTCGCTTAAGCCGGAATATGCTGCGGTCTGGGCGCGCTATTATACCAAATTCATCGAGGCTTACCGCAAAGAAGGCGTTCCGGTCTGGGCAGTATCCGTGCAGAACGAGCCGGCAGCAGTGCAAGTATGGGACTCTTGTGTATATAGTGCCGAGGAAGAGCGCGATTTCGTCAAAAACCACCTCGGCCCGGTGATGCGCGAAGCCGGGATGGACGATGTGAATATCGTCATATGGGATCACAACCGCGATATTATGATCGAGCGCGTGACACCGATTCTATCCGATCCGGAAGCAGCGCAGTATGTATGGGGAACCGGGATCCACTGGTACGGCGGCGAGGAGTTCGACAAGGTGGAGAAAGTGCATGAGCTTTTCCCGGATAAGCATGTGCTCTTCACCGAAGGCTGCCAGGAAGGCGGCGTTCGTCTGGGTGAATGGTTCACGGGTGAGCGCTACGGCCGGAATATGATCGGTGATCTGAATGCCTGGACAGAGGGGTATCTGGACTGGAATCTGGTGCTGGATGAGACTGGCGGACCGAACCATGTGGGGAATCTCTGCGATGCTCCGGTGATTGCGGATACGACTACGGACGAGGTTCACTATAACAGCTCTTATTATTATATCGGGCATTTCAGCAAGTTCATCGCACAGGGTGCTGTGCGGATCGGGCTGGAGCCGGCGGCTGAGGGCGTATTATCTGCGGCATTCCGCAATCCGGACGGCAGCATTGCTGTTGTACTGATGAATGAAGGCGAAGAGGAACGCTCCCTGACGCTTGGCCTCGGCGGTGAAGTTGCGGAATGCACGCTGCCTGCACATTCCATTGCCACGCATCTGATTTCGCAAGGTTAG
- a CDS encoding ABC transporter permease, protein MENKRNAEVNPAMKPLIPASIETGSGRKKTLWRRFVAQRHLQTMALLGVVWMIIFNYIPIYGLIISFKEYNIVKSIAEAPWVGLEHFRELFADEDLPNVIRNTLGISLIKLLIGFPLPIIFALFLNEVRSIRFKKTIQTISYLPHFLSWVVLGGILATWLADVGIINNILLALNFIDKPITYLAEPSYFWTIIITSDIWKELGWSAIIYLAAIAGVSPEMYEAATIDGAGRFQKMWFVTLPAIRATISILFVLAVSGVLNSNFDQILVLRNSLNDSTSNVIDYYIYQTGIVSNRFSYSAAVTLVKAVIALILLLIANQVSKKINDTSLF, encoded by the coding sequence ATGGAGAACAAACGAAACGCCGAAGTCAATCCGGCGATGAAACCGCTCATTCCGGCTTCAATCGAAACCGGTTCAGGTCGCAAAAAAACACTCTGGAGGAGATTCGTAGCCCAGCGTCATCTGCAGACCATGGCACTGCTTGGGGTAGTCTGGATGATCATATTCAACTACATCCCGATCTACGGCTTGATTATTTCCTTCAAGGAATATAATATCGTCAAGTCGATTGCCGAAGCCCCCTGGGTGGGTCTGGAGCATTTCAGGGAACTGTTCGCAGATGAGGATCTGCCGAATGTCATCCGTAATACGCTCGGCATCAGCTTGATCAAGCTGCTTATCGGATTTCCGCTGCCGATCATATTCGCACTGTTTCTGAATGAAGTACGGTCCATCCGATTCAAGAAGACGATTCAGACGATTTCTTATCTGCCGCATTTCCTCTCCTGGGTTGTCCTTGGCGGCATTCTGGCCACCTGGCTCGCGGATGTAGGGATTATCAATAATATTCTGCTTGCACTGAATTTCATTGACAAGCCGATCACTTACCTGGCTGAACCGAGTTATTTCTGGACGATAATCATCACCTCAGACATTTGGAAGGAGCTTGGCTGGTCAGCGATTATCTACCTCGCGGCGATCGCCGGTGTGTCTCCGGAAATGTATGAAGCAGCAACGATTGACGGCGCAGGACGTTTCCAGAAAATGTGGTTTGTCACTCTGCCGGCCATCCGGGCCACGATCAGCATCCTGTTCGTCCTGGCAGTCAGCGGCGTACTGAACTCGAACTTCGACCAGATTCTGGTCCTGCGAAATTCGCTTAACGACAGTACTTCCAATGTAATTGATTACTATATCTATCAGACAGGTATTGTCTCCAACCGCTTCTCCTATTCTGCGGCGGTCACCCTGGTCAAAGCGGTCATTGCACTGATTCTGCTGCTGATTGCCAATCAGGTATCCAAAAAAATCAACGACACGTCGCTGTTCTAG
- a CDS encoding carbohydrate ABC transporter permease encodes MFALKRKTKGEAFFDIVNNLVMLCICFLTLYPIWYVLVNAFNDGNDAMLGGIYWWPRMFTLKNFDAVFASPGIMLAMGVTVLKTVIGVALHVFFTAMVAYALSRKDLVGGKLYILIGTITLFFNGGLIPTFLLMRDLHLLDNFMVYIIPVMFSFFDLIIFMTFFREIPDGLDEAARIDGANDWSILLRIVLPVSMPVIATIALFHGVYQWNDYFAGIIYVNNVDLQPIQTYLFRVVAQSSSNTMMVAVQGSAATRSVTSQSIKLATMVVTTLPIVFVYPFLQRYFVKGMMIGSIKG; translated from the coding sequence ATGTTTGCTCTCAAACGTAAAACCAAAGGCGAAGCTTTTTTCGATATCGTCAATAATCTGGTTATGCTCTGTATCTGCTTCCTGACGCTGTATCCAATCTGGTATGTGCTCGTCAACGCCTTCAACGACGGCAATGATGCCATGCTCGGCGGGATTTACTGGTGGCCGCGGATGTTCACCCTGAAGAACTTCGATGCGGTATTTGCAAGTCCGGGGATTATGCTGGCGATGGGGGTTACCGTACTCAAGACAGTCATTGGTGTGGCTCTGCATGTATTCTTCACAGCGATGGTAGCTTATGCCTTGTCCCGCAAAGATCTGGTTGGCGGCAAGCTCTACATTCTGATCGGCACCATTACACTGTTCTTCAACGGCGGTCTGATTCCGACCTTCCTGCTGATGCGCGATCTGCATTTACTGGATAACTTCATGGTCTATATCATTCCCGTAATGTTCAGCTTCTTCGATCTCATCATCTTCATGACCTTCTTCCGGGAGATTCCCGACGGTCTGGATGAGGCGGCGCGGATTGACGGAGCCAACGACTGGTCCATCTTACTGCGGATCGTGCTTCCGGTCTCCATGCCGGTTATTGCTACCATTGCGCTGTTCCACGGCGTCTATCAATGGAATGATTATTTTGCCGGTATTATCTATGTGAACAATGTAGACCTGCAGCCGATTCAGACCTATCTGTTCCGGGTCGTGGCCCAGTCCAGCTCCAATACGATGATGGTTGCTGTCCAGGGCAGCGCGGCTACAAGGTCGGTAACTTCCCAGTCCATCAAGCTGGCAACCATGGTTGTCACTACGCTGCCAATCGTGTTCGTCTATCCGTTCCTGCAGCGCTATTTCGTGAAGGGCATGATGATCGGCTCCATCAAGGGCTGA